A part of Leishmania braziliensis MHOM/BR/75/M2904 complete genome, chromosome 30 genomic DNA contains:
- a CDS encoding putative homoserine kinase, whose product MSNGVATPLPRKVAVRVPATTANIGPAYDTFGMALSIFMELTVELAETFSMTVTGEGHEHISTGEDNMVVQTCRIAFEEYAHKSMPPLKFIMHNNVPYRCGCGSSSAAAVAGFVAGMTLCGLTMETQNREALLLAISKIEGHSDNAAPAIYGGIQLVYKKDEESLMTYHVPTPPNLAIVLFVPHRLMKASTHVTRDLVPTTVSLRDAVHNISSTAILTLALSTGDLRMLKDASDCLHEQQRSSKLYPHYNACAKAAREAGAVYSFLSGAGPSVCAMVPGRHGDFLSQPEGERKAEMVAEAMVKAAEAVGVHGRAIITIPSNLGAHLPGTTCIRPNIQYTSI is encoded by the coding sequence ATGTCTAACGGAGTCGCTACGCCGCTCCCCAGGAAAGTCGCCGTTCGTGTtccggcgacgacggcaaaCATCGGGCCCGCCTACGACACTttcggcatggcgctctcCATCTTCATGGAACTGACGGTGGAGTTGGCTGAAACCTTCTCCATGACAGTGACCGGCGAGGGCCACGAGCACATCAGCACCGGCGAGGACAACATGGTAGTGCAGACCTGCCGAATCGCGTTCGAGGAGTACGCGCACAAGAGTATGCCGCCACTAAAGTTCATCATGCACAACAACGTTCCATAcaggtgcggctgcggctcctcctccgcagctgcggtggcggggTTCGTGGCGGGCATGACGCTCTGCGGTCTCACGATGGAGACACAAAATagagaggcgctgctcctcgccaTCTCGAAGATCGAGGGGCACTCCGACAACGCTGCCCCAGCCATCTACGGCGGCATTCAGCTTGTCTACAAGAAGGATGAGGAGAGCTTAATGACGTACCACGTCCCTACTCCGCCAAACCTCGCTATTGTGCTCTTCGTACCGCATAGGCTCATGAAGGCCAGCACCCACGTCACCCGTGATTTGGTGCCAACCACAGTGTCCCTCCGCGACGCTGTCCACAATATTTCCAGCACAGCCATCTTGACCCTGGCCCTCTCGACCGGAGACCTGCGGATGCTCAAGGACGCCAGCGACTGCCtccacgagcagcagcgctctaGTAAGCTGTATCCGCACTACAATGCGTGCGCCAAGGCCGCGCGAGAGGCCGGTGCTGTGtactcctttctctctggcGCGGGTCCGAGTGTGTGCGCTATGGTTCCTGGCCGCCACGGTGATTTCCTCTCCCAGCCGGAGGGTGAGCGCAAGGCCGAGATGGTAGCTGAGGCGATGGTGAAGGCTGCGGAGGCCGTCGGCGTGCACGGGCGGGCGATCATCACGATACCATCGAACCTCGGTGCTCACCTCCCTGGCACCACATGCATCCGTCCGAACATACAGTACACCAGCATCTGA
- the ADOMETC gene encoding S-adenosylmethionine decarboxylase, whose product MNVSLNTTKDPLTLMAMWGSMKRYNPEQGFSFEGPEKRLEVILRCTLETHVDGLRSLDDSVWTRVVGSLNAQIVSKEANEYINSYVLTESSLFVMKSRIILITCGTTTLLNSIPNILEAISAVRGELEWVSFMHKNYSFPWEQKEPHTSLADECATLKQHFPTGKPYIFGPVDSDHYFLFCYDDIIRPCNSEDDTQLSMTMYGLDKEQTKYWFSDRSISTNAETAAIRSATHLDRVVDNSWSLHDLQFEPCGYSINAIRDEEYQTIHITPEDHCSFASYETNSRAANYSDRMKKVLGVFRPQRFTVIVFLDPESPVGRAYNEGKGIGVEPEYYPEYRVLHRTTNEFAPGYVAMKINYIKTTALQEANAAV is encoded by the coding sequence ATGAACGTCTCCTTGAATACTACAAAGGACCCCTTAACGCTCATGGCAATGTGGGGCTCCATGAAAAGATACAATCCTGAGCAGGGGTTCAGCTTCGAGGGCCCGGAGAAGCGCCTCGAGGTGATTTTGCGCTGTACACTGGAGACGCACGTGGATGGTCTGCGCAGCCTCGACGACTCTGTGTGGACCAGGGTGGTCGGCTCGCTTAATGCGCAGATTGTGTCGAAGGAGGCGAACGAGTACATCAACAGCTACGTGCTGACAGAGAGCTCTCTGTTCGTGATGAAAAGTCGCATCATTCTCATCACATGCGGCACCACGACACTGCTGAACAGCATCCCAAACATCCTAGAAGCAATCAGCGCGGTGCGTGGTGAGCTGGAGTGGGTCTCCTTCATGCACAAAAACTACTCGTTTCCGTGGGAGCAGAAGGAGCCTCACACGTCGCTTGCAGACGAATGTGCAACGCTGAAGCAGCACTTCCCTACTGGTAAGCCTTACATCTTTGGCCCTGTGGACAGTGACCACTACTTTCTCTTCTGCTACGACGACATCATCCGACCCTGCAACTCCGAGGATGACACCCAGCTCAGCATGACCATGTACGGACTGGACAAGGAGCAGACCAAATACTGGTTTAGCGACCGCTCTATTTCCACCAACGcggagacggcagcgatTCGTTCTGCAACGCATCTGGACCGCGTCGTGGACAACTCGTGGTCGTTGCATGACCTCCAGTTCGAGCCGTGCGGCTATAGCATTAACGCCATCCGTGATGAGGAGTACCAAACGATCCACATTACCCCAGAGGACCACTGTTCCTTTGCCTCTTATGAGACAAACAGCCGAGCGGCAAACTACTCGGACCGGATGAAGAAGGTGCTCGGCGTATTCAGGCCGCAGCGGTTCACCGTCATTGTTTTCCTCGACCCCGAGAGTCCCGTCGGCAGGGCGTACAACGAAGGCAAGGGGATCGGGGTGGAGCCAGAGTACTACCCAGAGTACAGGGTCCTGCACCGTACCACAAACGAGTTCGCTCCGGGTTACGTTGCTATGAAGATTAACTACATCAAGACGACTGCACTGCAGGAGGCGAATGCCGCAGTTtga
- a CDS encoding putative S-adenosylmethionine decarboxylase proenzyme-like — translation MSLWGGFANPTNYNDSGLEKRLELDFDTSVDVQTFKVAELEDVLAAAGQELQHHSPAKDLLSLEMTQSILIVMKQKLVVTSASEVMLHQLITPIIAFLKSKGVRVEWASYLRKNTTSPWCTDSETSDIMAQEYAELKAAFPTGKSFLTGPVDGHHYFNFVYDGVNRVAERKEEDVQVNMFLYDVAEGLDEVDKTTQRFLALPNGEYEVTRTFAGVPCVSFETNAKAAVTTPKRVQELVDTFRPAYFTIAALQDKDADGPALRRNFHAFHAYTLQNRTVNFFGEGYAFHQLLFARSTE, via the coding sequence ATGTCACTATGGGGAGGATTTGCAAACCCAACCAACTACAACGACAGCGGACTCGAGAAGCGCCTCGAGCTCGACTTCGACACCTCTGTGGATGTGCAAACATTCAAGGTggctgagctggaggatgtgctagctgctgctgggcaggAACTGCAGCACCACTCGCCTGCGAAGGACCTGCTGTCGCTGGAGATGACGCAAAGCATTCTTATTGTGATGAAGCAGAAGCTTGTGGTGACGTCCGCGTCGGAGGTGATGCTGCACCAGTTGATTACCCCAATTATCGCTTTCCTCAAGTCAaaaggcgtgcgtgtggagtGGGCCTCATACCTGCGCAAGAACACCACCTCACCGTGGTGCACCGATAGCGAGACGAGCGACATCATGGCTCAGGAGTACGCAGAGCTCAAGGCCGCCTTTCCGACCGGCAAGTCCTTTCTAACCGGTCCTGTGGATGGTCATCACTACTTCAACTTTGTGTACGACGGCGTTAACAGGGTGGCGGAGCGTAAGGAGGAGGATGTGCAGGTGAACATGTTCCTCTACGACGTCGCAGAAGGGCTGGATGAGGTAGACAAGACAACACAGCGCTTCCTCGCCCTGCCGAATGGCGAGTACGAGGTGACGCGCACTTTCGCTGGTGTGCCGTGCGTCTCCTTCGAGACGAATGCAAAGGCTGCAGTAACGACCCCGAAGCGCGTGCAGGAGCTCGTCGACACCTTCCGCCCAGCCTACTTCACGATTGCTGCCCTGCAAGACAAGGATGCCGACGGGCCAGCGCTGCGCCGAAACTTCCATGCCTTCCACGCCTACACGTTGCAGAACCGCACGGTGAACTTCTTTGGTGAGGGCTACGCGTTCCACCAGCTCTTGTTTGCCCGCAGCACTGAGTAG
- a CDS encoding putative valyl-tRNA synthetase — protein sequence MAATYDPTAVEADWYPWWEKSGFFRPVSDHQPETSAKPFVIVAPPPNVTGYLHLGHALTGAVQDTLTRFHRMKGDNTLYLPGTDHAGIATQVVVERRVMKEEGKSRHDLGRDEFTKRLWDFKKNHAGVITEQLRKIGLSLDWTRERFTMDERSSAAVVEAFVRLHEDGLVHRDTRLVNWCCALQSAISDLEVEFVDVAKSSKMTVPGYDRKVDMGSLTHVAYKLVDSDDELVIATTRPETLLGDTAVAIHPDDERYKKFHGKFLKCPFRDAVIPVVLDATLVDMSFGTGAVKITPAHDPNDFESGKRHNLQQLVMMDLKGYVTMEPFKGMHRFDCRREIVKKLEEMGLLRGVEPYEYRVGCCERTGDIVEPMVMPQWFIDCSDMARRSVEAVRNGDLRLYPPSHEAVWYHWLENIKPWCVSRQLWWGHRIPAYKVVGPLSQDVDPWVVARNLEEAHAKAKKKFSLSEAQIAECSFEQDPDVLDTWFSSGLWPFSTLGWPNDSDDMQLFFPNSLMETGHDILFFWVARMVMLSLHFTDQLPYREVFLHAMVRDKNGEKMSKSKGNVIDPLYVVHGVSLQTLNDAVRSGNLSDKEVEKAIKQQKEFFPDGIPVCGSDALRFGLLSYTQSGRSVNLDIQRVVAYRQFCNKLWNVVRYVLYHALGTDYLPNKQQFSPAEDAAVLPLECRWILSRLDTAIVEATQGMSEGLYDFALTTGAVYRFWLYELCDVFLELTKPTIQKGGEKRQLVQDVLLYVVERALRLLHPMMPFVTEELWHRLPNYSSFGSESIMVAKYPTPCGWSSAESDSAMSIILDVVHSVRSTKASYSLTNKHKPDVWVTAHTPELQELFAAETMMISTLGVVGEVTVVSPAEEAAAVPKGCGFSLVTKEVGVNMMLMGFIDVGKEVAKLEKQLDGLTKQIEGLKKKISIPNYEAKVPAEVRAANMEKLNTLEMQRVQLQDGVGKMRGLE from the coding sequence ATGGCGGCCACGTACGACCCGAccgcggtggaggcggactgGTATCCGTGGTGGGAGAAGTCGGGCTTCTTTAGGCCCGTCTCGGACCACCAGCCTGAGACCTCAGCCAAGCCTTTTGTGATTGTCGCCCCGCCACCGAACGTCACTGGCTACCTGCACCTGGGCCATGCCCTCACGGGCGCTGTGCAGGACACCCTCACTCGCTTCCACCGCATGAAGGGTGACAACACCCTCTACCTGCCCGGCACTGACCACGCCGGCATCGCCACCCAGGTCGTCGTGGAGCGCCGTGTCAtgaaggaggaaggcaagAGTCGCCACGACCTCGGACGCGACGAGTTCACGAAGCGTCTGTGGGACTTCAAGAAGAACCACGCTGGCGTCATCacagagcagctgcgcaagatCGGCTTGTCGCTTGACTGGACGCGCGAGCGCTTCACGATGGACGAGAGGTCGTCTGCGGCTGTTGTGGAGGCGTTTGTGCGCCTGCACGAGGATGGTCTGGTGCACCGCGACACGCGTCTGGTGAACTGGTGCTGCGCGCTCCAGAGCGCCATCTCCGACCTAGAGGTGGAGTTCGTCGACGTAGCCAAGTCATCCAAGATGACTGTTCCTGGCTATGACCGAAAGGTCGACATGGGAAGCCTCACTCACGTCGCCTACAAGCTGgtggacagcgacgacgagtTGGTGATTGCGACGACGCGTCcggagacgctgctgggCGATACGGCCGTCGCTATCCACCCCGACGACGAGCGTTACAAGAAGTTTCATGGTAAGTTCCTCAAGTGTCCGTTCCGTGACGCCGTCATTCCGGTCGTACTGGATGCGACGCTGGTCGACATGAGTTTCGGTACCGGCGCAGTGAAGATCACTCCGGCTCATGACCCAAACGACTTTGAGTCCGGCAAGCGCCAcaacctgcagcagctggtcaTGATGGACCTGAAGGGCTACGTGACGATGGAGCCGTTCAAGGGCATGCACCGCTTTGACTGCCGCCGCGAGATAGTGaagaagctggaggagatgggtctgctgcgcggcgtggAGCCGTACGAGTACCGCGTGGGCTGCTGCGAGCGCACAGGTGACATTGTAGAGCCGATGGTAATGCCGCAGTGGTTCATAGACTGCTCCGACATGGCCCGCCGCTCCgtcgaggcggtgcgcaacGGCGACCTGCGCCTGTATCCTCCTTCGCACGAGGCGGTATGGTACCACTGGCTGGAGAACATCAAGCCGTGGTGTGTGTCGCGCCAGCTCTGGTGGGGCCACCGCATCCCTGCCTACAAGGTTGTCGGTCCGCTGTCGCAAGACGTGGACCCGTGGGTGGTTGCTCGCAatctggaggaggcgcacgcgaAGGCCAAGAAGAAGTTTAGCCTGAGTGAAGCGCAGATCGCGGAGTGCTCGTTTGAGCAGGACCCAGATGTGCTGGACACCTGGTTCAGCTCAGGCCTGTGGCCCTTCTCCACGCTTGGCTGGCCCAACGACTCGGATGACATGCAGCTCTTCTTCCCGAACTCGTTAATGGAGACCGGCCACGACATTCTGTTCTTCTGGGTGGCTCGCATGGTGATGCTTTCACTGCACTTCACTGACCAGCTGCCCTACAGGGAGGTCTTCCTGCACGCGATGGTGCGCGATAAAAACGGCGAAAAGATGTCCAAGTCGAAGGGCAACGTCATCGACCCACTCTACGTCGTCCAcggtgtgtcgctgcagACCCTGAACGACGCAGTACGCAGCGGCAACCTCAGCGACAAGGAGGTGGAAAAGGCGATCAAGCAGCAGAAGGAGTTCTTCCCTGACGGTATTCCAGTGTGCGGTAGCGATGCCTTGCGCTTTGGCCTCCTCTCCTACACCCAGTCTGGTCGCAGTGTCAACCTGGACATCCAGCGCGTCGTGGCCTACCGCCAGTTCTGCAACAAACTGTGGAATGTGGTGCGCTACGTGCTGTACCACGCCTTGGGTACCGACTACTTACCGAACAAGCAGCAGTTCAGTCCTGCCGAGGACGCTGCCGTGCTACCACTCGAGTGCCGCTGGATTCTCTCGCGCCTCGACACCGCCATTGTGGAGGCCACGCAGGGCATGTCGGAGGGCCTGTACGACTTCGCATTAACCACCGGTGCCGTGTACCGCTTCTGGCTGTACGAGCTGTGCGACGTATTCCTTGAGCTGACGAAGCCGACCATTCAGAAGGGCGGCgagaagcggcagctggTGCAGGACGTGCTGCTGTACGTCGTCGAGAGGGCGCTTCGGCTGCTACACCCGATGATGCCGTTCGTCACAGAGGAGCTTTGGCACCGCCTGCCCAACTACAGCAGCTTCGGCAGCGAGTCGATCATGGTTGCTAAGTACCCGACGCCATGTGGGTGGTCAAGCGCGGAGTCGGATAGCGCCATGTCAATTATCCTCGACGTCGTGCACAGCGTACGCTCCACTAAGGCCTCGTACTCACTGACGAACAAGCACAAGCCGGACGTGTGGGTGACAGCGCACACaccggagctgcaggagctgttCGCGGCGGAGACGATGATGATTTCGACGCTCGGTGTTGTGGGCGAGGTGACTGTCGTGTCCCcggccgaggaggcggcggcggtgccgaagGGCTGCGGCTTCTCCTTGGTGACCAAGGAGGTGGGCGTGAACATGATGCTCATGGGCTTCATCGATGTGGGGAAGGAGGTAGCCAAGTtggagaagcagctggaCGGCCTCACGAAACAGATTGAGGGACTGAAGAAGAAGATTTCAATCCCCAATTACGAAGCTAAGGTGCCAGCGGAGGTCCGCGCAGCCAACATGGAGAAGCTCAACACGCTGGAGATGCAGagggtgcagctgcaggatggTGTAGGAAAGATGAGAGGCCTCGAGTAA